Below is a genomic region from Flavobacterium ginsengisoli.
AATTAATGGCATCTTGTGTAACAGGATGTATGGATGGTATGGAAGTAAACAGTAAATCGTCTGCAAGAGTAACTGAGGCTCGTAAATCTGTAACAGAATTTTTATTAATCAATCACCCATTAGACTGTCCAATTTGTGATCAAGCTGGAGAATGTGATTTACAAAATTTAAGTTTCGAGCACGGAAATCCAAAATCACGTTATATTGAAGAGAAAAGAACATTTGAACCAGAAGATATTGGTCCAAATATTCAACTTCATATGAACCGTTGTATTTTATGCCAAAGATGTGTACAAGTTGCAGATCAATTGACAGACAACAGAGTTCATGGAGTATTAGATCGCGGTGACCACGCTAATATTTCTACTGGAATTTCTAAAGCAATTGACAATGAGTTCTCTGGAAACATGATTGACGTTTGTCCGGTTGGAGCTTTAACAGATAAAACTTTCCGCTTTAAATCAAGAGTTTGGTTTAACAAACCTTATAACGCGCACAGAGAATGTACTACTCCAGGATGTTGCGGTAAAACTACAGTTTGGATGTTTGGTGGAGAAATTCAACGTGTAACTGGTCGTAAAGACGAGTACCATGAAGTTGAAGAATTCATCTGCAACAGCTGTCGTTTTGATCACAAAGATGTAAATGACTGGGTTATTGAAGGTCCGAGAGAATTTGAAAAAGATTCTGTTATCAACCAAAATAACTACACTCAAAAATTAGAGAAAGTTACAATCGATACAGAAAAGAATATCCTTTTAGGTAGAGATATTGACCGTAAAAAGATTAGTATGGTCGCAATTCCATTAACTGATAAAGATCAAAAATAGTAAGAAATGGAAAGTGCATTTATTATAGAAAAAAGTGTTGTAATTGTTGTCGTTTTTGCGGTAACAATGATTATGGCGATGTATTCTACTTGGGCAGAACGTAAAGTTGTCGCTTTCTTGCAAGATCGTGTTGGACCAAACCGTGCTGGATGGGGAGGTTTATTACAACCGCTTGCAGATGGTATGAAATTATTCTCTAAAGAAGAGTTTTTCCCAAACACACCAAATAGATTTTTATTCGTAGTTGGACCTGCGATTGCAATGAGTACTGCTTTGATGACTAGTGCTGTAATTCCGTGGGGAGATCGTTTACACCTTTTTGGAAGAGACATTATTCTTCAAGCTACAGATGTTAATATCGCATTATTGTACATTTTTGGAGTTCTTTCTGTTGGAGTTTACGGTATCATGATCGGTGGATGGGCTTCTAACAATAAGTTCTCTTTGATGGGAGCTATTCGTGCTGCTTCTCAAATGGTTTCTTACGAGGTTGCAATGGGATTATCAATAATCGCTTTATTGATGATGACTGGAACAATGAGTTTAAAAGAAATCTCATTACAACAGCAAGGAATGAACTGGAATGTTTTCTATCAGCCATTATCATTCTTAATTTTCTTAATCTGTTCATTTGCTGAAACAAACAGAACTCCTTTCGATTTAGCAGAATGTGAAAACGAATTAATTGGAGGTTACCACACAGAATATTCATCTATGAAAATGGGATTCTATTTATTTGCTGAATATGCAAGTATGTTTATCTCTTCTACTATTATTTCTGTATTATTCTTTGGTGGATACAACTACCCAGGAATGCAATGGATGGTAGAAAATGTAGGTGTAAATGTGGCTAACTTATTAGGTATTGCGGCATTATTTGTAAAAATATGTTTTTTCATATTCTTTTACATGTGGGTACGTTGGACGATTCCAAGATTTAGATATGACCAATTAATGCACTTAGGATGGAGAATTTTAATTCCGCTTTCAATCATTAATATCATGATTACGGGTGTTGTTATTTTAAGACACGAAATCTTAGTCGCTTTAGGATTCTAAGAACCGAAGTTAGCTTCAAATAAAAAACAAAATAGATTTTAAATTTGATTCGATATCAAATTATAAATCATAAACTATAATAGTAAAAATGTCAATAGAAACTATATCATTATCGGGTAGAAAAAAGGTGGTGTCAAATAAGGACATGTCTTTTGTTGAACGATTGTATCTTGTGGCGATTGTAAAAGGTTTAATTATTACTGTAAAACACCTTTTTAGAAAGAAAGTTACCATTCATTACCCAGAGCAGGTTCGTGAAATGAGTCCAGTTTATCGTGGTCAGCATATGTTGAAACGTGATGAGCAAGGCCGTGAAAACTGTACTGCTTGCGGATTATGTGCTTTATCATGTCCAGCAGAAGCTATAACAATGAAAGCTCGCTGAACGCAAGCCTGATGAAAAACACTTATACAGAGAAGAAAAATATGCTGAAATCTATGAGATCAACATGCTTCGTTGCATTTTCTGTGGTTTATGTGAAGAAGCTTGTCCAAAAGATGCTATTTACTTAACAGAATCTAAAGTATTGGTTCCTGCTAGCTACAATAGAGAGGATTTCATATTCGGGAAAGATAAATTAGTAATGCCTTTAGAAATGGCTATGAAAAACGCTCAACTTAAAAACGCTAACTAAATGATACATATTCCTGATTTTGCACACGCGACAACTATTCAAGTTATCTTTTGCTTTTTAGCGTTTATTACCGTTATTACTGCTTTCTTGACTATTTTCAGCAGAAACCCGATTCATAGTGCCATCTATTTGGTAATTTGTTTCTTCTCTATTGCTGGTCATTATTTACTATTAAATTCTCAGTTCTTAGCTGTTGTACATATAATAGTCTACTCCGGAGCTATTATGATCTTGTTCCTGTTTACCATTATGTTGATGAACCTGAACGAACAGCGAGAAGTTCACCGACCTAGAATTACACGTTTAGGTGCTATTGTTTCTTTCTGTTTAATATTGATTGTTTTAATTACAATTTTTATCAACTCGAAACCAATTGTTGGTGAATACGATTCTACTGGAGAAGATTTCCAATCGATTAAAGTTTTAGGTAAAATATTATTGAACGAATATATGGTTCCGTTCGAATTTGCTTCAATCTTACTTTTGGTTGCTATGATTGGAACAGTTCTATTGTCTAAAAAAGAAAAATTAAATAAATAATGGGTAATATATTA
It encodes:
- the nuoH gene encoding NADH-quinone oxidoreductase subunit NuoH is translated as MESAFIIEKSVVIVVVFAVTMIMAMYSTWAERKVVAFLQDRVGPNRAGWGGLLQPLADGMKLFSKEEFFPNTPNRFLFVVGPAIAMSTALMTSAVIPWGDRLHLFGRDIILQATDVNIALLYIFGVLSVGVYGIMIGGWASNNKFSLMGAIRAASQMVSYEVAMGLSIIALLMMTGTMSLKEISLQQQGMNWNVFYQPLSFLIFLICSFAETNRTPFDLAECENELIGGYHTEYSSMKMGFYLFAEYASMFISSTIISVLFFGGYNYPGMQWMVENVGVNVANLLGIAALFVKICFFIFFYMWVRWTIPRFRYDQLMHLGWRILIPLSIINIMITGVVILRHEILVALGF
- a CDS encoding NADH-quinone oxidoreductase subunit J — protein: MIHIPDFAHATTIQVIFCFLAFITVITAFLTIFSRNPIHSAIYLVICFFSIAGHYLLLNSQFLAVVHIIVYSGAIMILFLFTIMLMNLNEQREVHRPRITRLGAIVSFCLILIVLITIFINSKPIVGEYDSTGEDFQSIKVLGKILLNEYMVPFEFASILLLVAMIGTVLLSKKEKLNK
- a CDS encoding 2Fe-2S iron-sulfur cluster-binding protein, which gives rise to MKVTIDGQSIDVEPGTTILQAARMIGGDLVPPAMCYYSKLKGSGGKCRCCLVEVSKGSEADPRPMPKLMASCVTGCMDGMEVNSKSSARVTEARKSVTEFLLINHPLDCPICDQAGECDLQNLSFEHGNPKSRYIEEKRTFEPEDIGPNIQLHMNRCILCQRCVQVADQLTDNRVHGVLDRGDHANISTGISKAIDNEFSGNMIDVCPVGALTDKTFRFKSRVWFNKPYNAHRECTTPGCCGKTTVWMFGGEIQRVTGRKDEYHEVEEFICNSCRFDHKDVNDWVIEGPREFEKDSVINQNNYTQKLEKVTIDTEKNILLGRDIDRKKISMVAIPLTDKDQK